A region from the Peromyscus leucopus breed LL Stock chromosome 9, UCI_PerLeu_2.1, whole genome shotgun sequence genome encodes:
- the Tox4 gene encoding TOX high mobility group box family member 4 isoform X2, whose product MEFPGGNDNYLTITGPSHPFLSGAETFHTPSLGDEEFEIPPISLDSDPSLAVSDVVGHFDDLADPSSSQDGSFAAQYGVQTLDMPVGMTHGLMEQGGGLLSGGLTMDLDHSIGTQYSANPPVTIDVPMTDMTSGLMGHSQLTTIDQSELSSQLGLSLGGSTILPPAQSPEDRLSTTPSPTNSLHEDGVDDFRRQLPTQKTVVVETGKKQKAPKKRKKKDPNEPQKPVSAYALFFRDTQAAIKGQNPNATFGEVSKIVASMWDSLGEEQKQVYKRKTEAAKKEYLKALAAYKDNQECQATVETVELDPVPQSQTPSPPPVTTADPASPAPASTESPALSPCIVVNSTLSSYVTNQASSGAGGQPNITKLIITKQMLPSSITMSQGGMVTVIPATVVTSRGLQLGQTSTATIQPSQQAQIVTRSVLQAAAAAAASMQLPPPRLQPPPLQQMPQPPTQQQVTILQQPPPLQAMQQPPPQKVRINLQQQPPPLQSKVVPPPTLKMQTALIPPAVESSPEQPLNCSPEAHPAEATSPETICEMITDVVPEMDVELVSGSPVTLSPQPRCVRSGCENPPVVSKDWDNEYCSNECVVKHCRDVFLAWVASRNPNSVVFVK is encoded by the exons ACATTCCATACACCAAGTTTGGGTGATGAGGAATTTGAAATCCCACCTATCTCCTTGGATTCCGACCCCTCCTTGGCTGTCTCAGATGTGGTCGGCCACTTTGATGACCTGGCAGACCCCTCTTCTTCACAGGATGGCAGCTTTGCAGCTCAATATGGAGTTCAGACATTGGACATGCCTGTGGGCATGACCCACGGCTTGATGGAGCAGGGCGGGGGGCTCCTGAGTGGGGGCTTGACTATG GACCTGGACCATTCTATAGGAACTCAGTATAGTGCCAATCCACCTGTTACAATTGATGTACCAATGACAGACATGACATCTGGCTTAATGGGACATAGCCAGTTGACCACTATTGATCAGTCAGAACTGAGTTCTCAACTTGGTTTGAGTTTAGGAGGTAGCACCATCTTGCCACCTGCCCAGTCACCTGAGGATCGTCTTTCAACTACTCCTTCACCTACCAATTCACTTCATGAGGATGGTGTTGATGATTTCCGGAGG CAACTTCCTACCCAGAAGACAGTGGTGGTGGAAACAGGGAAAAAGCAAAAGGCtcccaagaagagaaaaaagaaagaccctAATGAACCTCAGAAGCCAGTCTCTGCATATGCATTATTCTTTCGTGATACTCAGGCTGCCATCAAGGGACAGAACCCCAATGCTACCTTTGGTGAGGTTTCGAAGATAGTGGCTTCCATGTGGGACAGTCTTGGAGAAGAGCAAAAACAG GTGTATAAGCGGAAAACTGAAGCTGCTAAGAAAGAGTATCTCAAGGCGCTAGCTGCTTATAAAGACAACCAGGAGTGTCAG GCTACTGTGGAAACAGTGGAATTAGATCCTGTCCCACAGTCACAGACTCCTTCACCACCTCCTGTGACTACTGCTGACCCAGCATCTCCAGCACCAGCCTCAACGGAGTCGCCTGCTTTGTCCCCTTGCATTGTAGTTAATTCCACACTCTCATCTTATGTGACAAACCAGGCATCCTCAGGGGCTGGAGGTCAGCCCAATATTACCAAATTGATTATTACCAAACAGATGTTGCCCTCTTCTATTACCATGTCTCAAGGAGGAATGGTTACTGTTATCCCAGCCACAGTGGTTACCTCCCGTGGGCTCCAATTAGGCCAAACAAGTACAGCTACTATTCAGCCCAGCCAGCAGGCCCAGATTGTCACTCGGTCAGTGTTgcaggcagcagcagctgctgctgcttctatgCAACTGCCTCCACCCCGACTACAGCCTCCTCCATTGCAACAAATGCCTCAGCCCCCAACTCAACAGCAAGTCACCATTCTGCAGCAGCCTCCTCCACTTCAGGCCATGCAACAGCCTCCACCTCAGAAAGTTAGAATCAATTTACAACAGCAGCCACCCCCTCTGCAGAGCAAGGTTGTGCCTCCACCCACTCTGAAAATGCAGACTGCCCTCATCCCTCCAGCTGTGGAAAGCAGCCCTGAGCAGCCTCTGAACTGCAGCCCCGAGGCCCACCCAGCAGAGGCGACCTCTCCTGAGACAATCTGTGAAATGATCACGGATGTGGTTCCTGAG ATGGACGTTGAATTGGTGAGCGGATCCCCTGTAACACTGTCACCTCAGCCTCGATGCGTGAGGTCTGGTTGTGAGAACCCTCCTGTGGTCAGTAAGGATTGGGACAACGAATACTGCAGCAACGAGTGTGTGGTGAAGCACTGCAG gGATGTATTCTTGGCCTGGGTGGCCTCTAGAAATCCAAACTCTGTGGTGTTTGTGAAGTAG
- the Tox4 gene encoding TOX high mobility group box family member 4 isoform X1, with protein MEFPGGNDNYLTITGPSHPFLSGAETFHTPSLGDEEFEIPPISLDSDPSLAVSDVVGHFDDLADPSSSQDGSFAAQYGVQTLDMPVGMTHGLMEQGGGLLSGGLTMDLDHSIGTQYSANPPVTIDVPMTDMTSGLMGHSQLTTIDQSELSSQLGLSLGGSTILPPAQSPEDRLSTTPSPTNSLHEDGVDDFRRQLPTQKTVVVETGKKQKAPKKRKKKDPNEPQKPVSAYALFFRDTQAAIKGQNPNATFGEVSKIVASMWDSLGEEQKQVYKRKTEAAKKEYLKALAAYKDNQECQATVETVELDPVPQSQTPSPPPVTTADPASPAPASTESPALSPCIVVNSTLSSYVTNQASSGAGGQPNITKLIITKQMLPSSITMSQGGMVTVIPATVVTSRGLQLGQTSTATIQPSQQAQIVTRSVLQAAAAAAASMQLPPPRLQPPPLQQMPQPPTQQQVTILQQPPPLQAMQQPPPQKVRINLQQQPPPLQSKVVPPPTLKMQTALIPPAVESSPEQPLNCSPEAHPAEATSPETICEMITDVVPEVESPSQMDVELVSGSPVTLSPQPRCVRSGCENPPVVSKDWDNEYCSNECVVKHCRDVFLAWVASRNPNSVVFVK; from the exons ACATTCCATACACCAAGTTTGGGTGATGAGGAATTTGAAATCCCACCTATCTCCTTGGATTCCGACCCCTCCTTGGCTGTCTCAGATGTGGTCGGCCACTTTGATGACCTGGCAGACCCCTCTTCTTCACAGGATGGCAGCTTTGCAGCTCAATATGGAGTTCAGACATTGGACATGCCTGTGGGCATGACCCACGGCTTGATGGAGCAGGGCGGGGGGCTCCTGAGTGGGGGCTTGACTATG GACCTGGACCATTCTATAGGAACTCAGTATAGTGCCAATCCACCTGTTACAATTGATGTACCAATGACAGACATGACATCTGGCTTAATGGGACATAGCCAGTTGACCACTATTGATCAGTCAGAACTGAGTTCTCAACTTGGTTTGAGTTTAGGAGGTAGCACCATCTTGCCACCTGCCCAGTCACCTGAGGATCGTCTTTCAACTACTCCTTCACCTACCAATTCACTTCATGAGGATGGTGTTGATGATTTCCGGAGG CAACTTCCTACCCAGAAGACAGTGGTGGTGGAAACAGGGAAAAAGCAAAAGGCtcccaagaagagaaaaaagaaagaccctAATGAACCTCAGAAGCCAGTCTCTGCATATGCATTATTCTTTCGTGATACTCAGGCTGCCATCAAGGGACAGAACCCCAATGCTACCTTTGGTGAGGTTTCGAAGATAGTGGCTTCCATGTGGGACAGTCTTGGAGAAGAGCAAAAACAG GTGTATAAGCGGAAAACTGAAGCTGCTAAGAAAGAGTATCTCAAGGCGCTAGCTGCTTATAAAGACAACCAGGAGTGTCAG GCTACTGTGGAAACAGTGGAATTAGATCCTGTCCCACAGTCACAGACTCCTTCACCACCTCCTGTGACTACTGCTGACCCAGCATCTCCAGCACCAGCCTCAACGGAGTCGCCTGCTTTGTCCCCTTGCATTGTAGTTAATTCCACACTCTCATCTTATGTGACAAACCAGGCATCCTCAGGGGCTGGAGGTCAGCCCAATATTACCAAATTGATTATTACCAAACAGATGTTGCCCTCTTCTATTACCATGTCTCAAGGAGGAATGGTTACTGTTATCCCAGCCACAGTGGTTACCTCCCGTGGGCTCCAATTAGGCCAAACAAGTACAGCTACTATTCAGCCCAGCCAGCAGGCCCAGATTGTCACTCGGTCAGTGTTgcaggcagcagcagctgctgctgcttctatgCAACTGCCTCCACCCCGACTACAGCCTCCTCCATTGCAACAAATGCCTCAGCCCCCAACTCAACAGCAAGTCACCATTCTGCAGCAGCCTCCTCCACTTCAGGCCATGCAACAGCCTCCACCTCAGAAAGTTAGAATCAATTTACAACAGCAGCCACCCCCTCTGCAGAGCAAGGTTGTGCCTCCACCCACTCTGAAAATGCAGACTGCCCTCATCCCTCCAGCTGTGGAAAGCAGCCCTGAGCAGCCTCTGAACTGCAGCCCCGAGGCCCACCCAGCAGAGGCGACCTCTCCTGAGACAATCTGTGAAATGATCACGGATGTGGTTCCTGAG GTGGAGTCTCCTTCTCAGATGGACGTTGAATTGGTGAGCGGATCCCCTGTAACACTGTCACCTCAGCCTCGATGCGTGAGGTCTGGTTGTGAGAACCCTCCTGTGGTCAGTAAGGATTGGGACAACGAATACTGCAGCAACGAGTGTGTGGTGAAGCACTGCAG gGATGTATTCTTGGCCTGGGTGGCCTCTAGAAATCCAAACTCTGTGGTGTTTGTGAAGTAG